The Vicinamibacteria bacterium DNA window GGCGGTTCCCGGTACTGCGCCAGCCGCTCCACGCTACTCAAAGCCTAGCACCGCCCGTTCAGGCCGGCATAGAACGGCTCGGTGGCAGCCTTTCCGTGCCAAGGCGATGGCTGTTAACTTGTTTTGTTGCCTCGACTGCTCCACTTTCGGGCATGGAGGACAACTGGGGCCCGATTGCTCGGCTTGCGCTCCGATGTGGGCCAAGTCTCGACCCGTCAGTCAGATAGGTGCCATCGCCAGACTCTTTTCCGCACCGAAGGCGCGGAAGAACGAGTCTGGCTGCTGGTCGACAATGGGATCGATCGAGGTCCGTGCCATGATGCCCGGCTTTGCCGGTTGATGGGACGGCTGTCGAAATCGGTAGCGGCGGCGCGTCATAGTAGCGTCGGAGCAATCGGGCCCCGATCCCAAGCGGAGACCACCGATGCGCTACATGCTGCTGATCCACACCGACGAAAGCGCGGCGGACACCGCCCCGGCCGAGGGCATCACGCGGATGTCGGCGGACTACGGCGCCTATACCGAGGCGATGAACAGGGCCGGGGTGAACCTTGGCGGCGAGCGCCTCCAGCCCGCCAAGACGGCCGCAAACGTCCGGGTCCGCGACGGCAGGACCGACGTGCTCGACGGCCCATACGCCGATACCAAGGAGCAGTTCGGCGGCTACTACCTGATCGACGTGCCGGATATCGACCAGGCGATCGCGTGGGCCGCCCGCTGCCCCGCCGCCGCCCGCGGCACCGTCGAGGTCCGGCCGGTCTCGGAGCTGAGCCGGACCTGACCGGCAGCCGGGACACGACCGAAAGAGAAAAGGTCGAAATCCCTCGCGGCCCGCCGTCATAGTTACAAATCGGGGCGTGATGCGCCGATTGCGACAAAGGAGACGACAATGCGTTTCATGATGCTGATCCATCACGACGAGGAGGCGCTGGCCGCCGCGCCCCAGCAGCAGCTCGGAGCCGATTTTGGCGCCTTCAACCAGGCGCTGGCCAAGGCCGGCGCCGGCTTCGCTCCCGGCGAGCGGCTGCAGGGCACCAGGGCCGCGACCACCGTCCGCGTGCGATCCGGTAAGAAGAAAGTGCTCGATGGCCCCTATGCCGACACGAAGGAGCAGTTCGCGGGCTACTTCATGATCGATGTCCCGGACCTCGACGCCGCCATCGAATGGGCCGAGCGCTGCCCGAGCTCGAAATACGGCGCTATCGAGATCCGTCCGCTCTGGACCGCCGGGCAGTGACGAGCGAGGCGAACGAGGCGGCCCGGGCCGCCGAGCGCGTAGCGCGCGAGAGCCACGGCCGCCTCGTCGCCTTTCTCGCGGCGTCCACCCGGGACGTCGCCGGCGCCGAGGATGCGCTGGCCGACGCCTTCGCGGCGGCTCTTCGGCTCTGGCCGGTCGACGGCGTGCCGCAGAATCCCGACGCTTGGCTGCTCACGGTGGCCCGCCGCCGCCAGACCGATGCCGTCCGCCGGCGGCAGACCCGAAAGGCCGGTGAGGAGCACCTGAAACGCATGGCCGAAGAAATCGCTGCCGCCGCCGCTTCACCCGACGCAATTCCCGACCGGCGCCTCGCGCTGATGTTCGCTTGCGCCCATCCCGCGATCGAGCGCGGCTTGCGGCCCCCGCTGATCCTCCAGACCATCCTCGGGCTCACGGCCGCCGAAATCGCGGCCGCCTTCCTGATCCCGCAGGCGACCATGGGCCAGCGCCTGGTCCGCGCCAAGGCGCGCATCAAGGACGCGGGCATTCCCTTCCGCATTCCCGACCGCGAGGAGCTGCCCGAGCGGCTCGACGCCGTGCTCGAAGCCATCTATGCCGCCTACGCCAAGGCCTGGGGTGAGATCGGCGAAGCAGCCTCCACGGCACTCGCCGGCGAAGCCACCTGGCTCGGCCGGTTGATCGTCAACCTCTTGCCGGATGAACCCGAGGCCAAGGGAATGCTCGCCCTCATGCTCTACACCGAGGCCCGGCGTGCCGCCCGGCGTAGCCCTGGCGGTGGTTATGTGCCGCTCGAGGAGCAGGACACAAGCCTTTGGGACGACTCTGCAATCGGGGAGGCCGAGACCATGCTCCGCGAGGCGAGCTCCGGCGGCCCTTCCGGCCGCTACCAGGTCGAGGCGGCGATCCAATCGGCGCACGTCGCCCGGCGCCTAAACGGCGTCGACAACTGGCTGGCGATCGTCGCCCTCTACGACCACCTGCTGGCGTTGACCGGTTCCCCGGTCGTCGCCCTCAACCGCGCTGCCGCGCTGAGCGAGGTCGAAGGGCCCGCCGCCGCACTCGCCGCCCTTCACGCCGTCGCCGACGACAAGCGGCTCGCCGACTACCAGCCCTTTTGGGCGACTCGCGGTCACCTCCTCGCCCGTGCCGGCCGCAAGGCCGAAGCCCGCGAGGCGCTGACCGTGGCCATCGGTCTCTCCTCCGATCCGGCGGTCCGCGACTACCTCCGGGCCCGCGTCGACGCCCTTAGCGACGGTTGACCGCCCTTCCTGACCCAGCGTGACCTGAGCGACTCTGCTGCGACGTTCCCTGGGCGCGCTTGATCACAACGCGACCCCCGCAGCGGTTGCGCGACCGGATCATTGTCCTTGGGCTAGGAGATGGAGGGCCTCAGAGGGCCAACCCTTCCCCCCATAGTCTTATGAGAGGGTTAGTCGGCCTCGTGGATCAGCTCCTCAACCACTGCGAGCCAGCCTCGCAGCTCCGCCGCGGTCGGAGCCAGCTCGTAGGGATGGTGGTGGCATGCCCTGCTGAGAGCTGACCAGGCATGGCCCGCGCGGGCGGCGAGGTCCGCGTCTCCCAGGTAGGTCCGGAGGCAGATCAGCTGGACCCTCATCGGGCAGCCCTGCAGATCGAGCGTGCGGCGCTCCCACAGCCGGTTCACCGTGACCTCCAGGGCCCGGCACGCGAGCAGGGCTGAGGCTCGGGGCCACAGGCCCGCCGTGTCCGGGTCCACGCGTGCGAGCATGCCGCGGGCCAAGCTCAGTACGACAC harbors:
- a CDS encoding YciI family protein, with translation MRYMLLIHTDESAADTAPAEGITRMSADYGAYTEAMNRAGVNLGGERLQPAKTAANVRVRDGRTDVLDGPYADTKEQFGGYYLIDVPDIDQAIAWAARCPAAARGTVEVRPVSELSRT
- a CDS encoding YciI family protein — encoded protein: MRFMMLIHHDEEALAAAPQQQLGADFGAFNQALAKAGAGFAPGERLQGTRAATTVRVRSGKKKVLDGPYADTKEQFAGYFMIDVPDLDAAIEWAERCPSSKYGAIEIRPLWTAGQ
- a CDS encoding DUF6596 domain-containing protein, which encodes MTSEANEAARAAERVARESHGRLVAFLAASTRDVAGAEDALADAFAAALRLWPVDGVPQNPDAWLLTVARRRQTDAVRRRQTRKAGEEHLKRMAEEIAAAAASPDAIPDRRLALMFACAHPAIERGLRPPLILQTILGLTAAEIAAAFLIPQATMGQRLVRAKARIKDAGIPFRIPDREELPERLDAVLEAIYAAYAKAWGEIGEAASTALAGEATWLGRLIVNLLPDEPEAKGMLALMLYTEARRAARRSPGGGYVPLEEQDTSLWDDSAIGEAETMLREASSGGPSGRYQVEAAIQSAHVARRLNGVDNWLAIVALYDHLLALTGSPVVALNRAAALSEVEGPAAALAALHAVADDKRLADYQPFWATRGHLLARAGRKAEAREALTVAIGLSSDPAVRDYLRARVDALSDG